In Aphis gossypii isolate Hap1 unplaced genomic scaffold, ASM2018417v2 Contig00070_ERROPOS76104, whole genome shotgun sequence, a single genomic region encodes these proteins:
- the LOC126553122 gene encoding zinc finger MYM-type protein 1-like: MQDELLHLCADDVRQKIIEEVESTGVLGLMCDEARCFKEEQMTVCIRYTVGLDLFERFLGFIDTSEKQDADSLYCHILKYFKHFNLTKAQIVAQSYDGANVMAGKFNGIQAKIKNTFPYAIFTHCMAHRMNLVIMDMCKHLKVNMKKTATLGKANDIIKGVIQSLKEARSNEGLNEIWKNIQSFAEKYNISFEMSYEKERSKRKRYESNLLQGFVLSTTTGAEFQSTESDSVETHFRVNAYFKILDAVIVNMEKRFSTESLQMASAVDNFLKLNFNESKFFIEHYQDLLGISKQDLRSEMTVAKNCIESSCDKNDFKLEHIKKYVSKQVYPNLYKLLQVAITLPISSSTCERSFSAMRRLKTWLRTSMLQNRFNTTSILNIEKDITVKMLSDSIQ, from the exons ATGCAAGAtgagttattacatttatgtgcTGATGATGTAAggcaaaaaataatagaagaaGTTGAAAGTACTGGAGTGTTAGGGTTGATGTGTGACGAAGCAAG atgttTCAAAGAAGAGCAAATGACTGTTTGCATACGTTACACAGTTGGATTAGATTTATTCGAAAGGTTTTTAGGTTTTATCGATACTTCTGAAAAACAAGATGCTGACAGTCTTTATTGTCATAttcttaaatactttaaacacTTCAATTTAACTAAGGCTCAAATTGTTGCCCAGTCTTATGACGGTGCCAATGTAATGGCAGGGAAATTTAATGGTATtcaagcaaaaataaaaaacacctTTCCCTATGCTATATTCACACATTGCATGGCACATAGGATGAATCTAGTAATAATGGATAtgtgtaaacatttaaaagtaaatatga AAAAGACTGCTACATTGGGAAAGGCAAATGACATAATAAAAGGAGTTATACAAAGTCTGAAAGAGGCAAGATCAAATGAGGGGCTTAATGAGATATGGAAAAACATTCAAAGTTTtgctgaaaaatataacatatcttTTGAAATGTCCTATGAAAAAGAAA gatcaaaaagaaaaagataTGAATCAAATTTACTTCAAGGTTTTGTTTTGTCAACAACCACTGGTGCAGAATTTCAGTCTACTGAATCTGACTCTGTTGAAACTCATTTTAGAGTTAAtgcttatttcaaaattttggaTGCTGTTATAGTTAACATGGAAAAAAGATTTTCAACTGAGAGTTTACAAATGGCTTCTGCAGttgataatttcttaaaattaaactttaatgaGAGTAAATTCTTTATTGAACATTATcag gaCTTGTTGGGCATATCTAAACAAGATTTAAGATCAGAAATGACAGTTgccaaaaattgtattgaaagtTCATgcgataaaaatgattttaagcttgaacatataaaaaaatatgtctcaAAGCAAGTCTACCCAAATTTGTACAAATTGTTGCAAGTGGCGATCACTCTTCCAATTAGTTCATCAACATGTGAGCGTTCTTTTTCGGCAATGAGACGCTTAAAGACATGGTTAAGAACATCTATGCTTCAAAATCGTTTCAACACAACttcaatacttaatattgaaaaggatatt acTGTTAAAATGCTTTCAGattcaattcaataa
- the LOC126553123 gene encoding zinc finger MYM-type protein 1-like, with translation MFFNHQLCLTSTPITTATETTTTVSVSISTVEKEVQILKPIVDDLGTLVSGPAQSILNSYPKSKFGLQNRSFNSSYLAKHDWLEYSIALDAIFCYACRIFSDGRTQYENLSGSRGAKKNKACKLEAHSFTQFHLTCMAKWKAHQNTQITGSVHAQLSTQHKLLVESNRKYMSTLIDKAFLLASQGLALRGHDESSNSLNQVPPTTQVI, from the exons atgttctttaACC ACCAACTGTGTTTAACCTCAACGCCTATTACAACAGCTACAGAAACTACCACTACAGTTAGTGTAAGTATTTCCACGGTTGAAAAGGAAGTACAAATACTTAAGCCTATTGTGGATGATCTGGGAACATTAGTTTCTGGACCGGCCCagtcaatattaaat TCTTAtccaaaatctaaatttggcTTACAAAATCGCAGCTTTAACTCATCTTACTTAGCTAAACATGATTGGCTTGAATATAGTATTGCATTAGATGCTATTTTTTGTTATGCTTGCCGTATTTTTAGTGATGGTAGAACacaatatgaaaat TTAAGTGGGTCAAGAGGGGCTAAGAAAAATAAAGCATGTAAATTAGAAGCCCATTCTTTTACTCAATTTCATTTAACATGCATGGCCAAGTGGAAAGCTCATCAAAATACTCAAATTACAGGAAGTGTTCATGCCCAATTATCAACCCAGCATAAATTACTTGTAGAAagcaatagaaaatatatgagTACACTTATTGATAAAGCATTTTTGTTAGCTAGTCAAGGTTTGGCTTTAAGGGGGCATGATGAAAGTTCAAACTCCTTAAACCAAG tcCCACCAACTACACAAGTCATTTAA